A genomic stretch from Scheffersomyces stipitis CBS 6054 chromosome 6, complete sequence includes:
- a CDS encoding mitochondrial 37S ribosomal protein MRP4 (go_component intracellular; ribosome~go_function structural constituent of ribosome~go_process protein biosynthesis) — protein sequence MSQKELREKAIADALAREEEEYAKIKAMRELNNQTSELITSLNKIPSNLINSRLQKLQQDLQNLPEYKVKELDEELEEFMFSHMKLPYGEVYNRPWSGISNEESSSISSNKDEVIQQRLVSTTSSSYSTQFPNLKPTPDYRGYSEQELFLRQLAHSRHSGSLGSKLSNVYRPQDDIKNPTKLKDVSIATLMAAGCHLGHSKSNWRPTTQPFIYGEYDGIHLIDLNETAAALKRASNVIKGVSKKGGIILYVGTSKNVFQNRALEEAAIRSNGYYVTKRWIPGTITNYTEVTKQIQGTQKIEVDMENKPTGRNLGVEQGQLVKPDLVVILNPVENRNCINECILSRVPTIGLCDTDMEPSLLTYPIPCNDDSVRSVTFMTGILSKSAEEGLLERLEEVNKYNQSKVKGSIQKRELKHSRRSS from the coding sequence ATGTCGCAGAAAGAGTTACGTGAAAAGGCTATTGCTGATGCTCTTgctagagaagaagaggaataCGCGAAGATAAAGGCCATGCGCGAGTTAAACAACCAGACATCCGAATTAATAACTTCTTTAAACAAAATTCCATCaaatttgatcaattcgagattgcaaaagttgCAGCAAGATTTGCAAAACTTGCCAGAATACAAAGTGAAGGAATTAGATGAAGAACTAGAAGAATTTATGTTCTCCCACATGAAATTGCCATATGGTGAAGTGTACAACAGGCCATGGAGTGGAATCTCAAACGAAGAATCATCTTCTATATCCTCTAACAAAGATGAAGTGATACAACAGAGACTtgtttcaacaacttcgaGTTCATATTCCACTCAATTTCCAAACTTAAAGCCAACGCCAGACTATAGAGGGTACTCTGAACAAGAGTTATTTTTGAGACAACTCGCACATTCTCGTCATTCTGGTTCCTTGGGATCTAAGTTATCAAATGTATATAGACCACAAGACGACATCAAGAACCCAACGAAGTTAAAGGATGTCTCTATAGCTACATTAATGGCAGCAGGTTGTCATTTGGGACACTCCAAATCAAATTGGAGACCAACAACCCAGCCATTCATTTATGGTGAATATGATGGTATTCATTTAATTGACTTGAATGAGACCGCTGCCGCCCTTAAGAGAGCTAGTAATGTCATCAAGGGAGTTTCTAAAAAGGGAGGTATCATTCTTTACGTTGGCACCTCAAAGAATGTATTCCAAAACAGAGCgttggaagaagctgcAATCCGTTCTAATGGTTACTATGTTACCAAGAGATGGATTCCAGGTACGATTACCAACTACACTGAAGTCACTAAGCAAATCCAGGGAACACAGAAGATCGAAGTCGATATGGAAAATAAACCAACTGGACGTAACTTAGGTGTTGAACAGGGCCAGCTTGTGAAGCCAGACTTAGTCGTGATCCTTAACCCTGTTGAAAACAGAAACTGTATCAACGAGTGTATCTTGCTGAGAGTTCCCACTATTGGTTTGTGTGACACTGACATGGAACCATCCTTATTGACTTACCCAATTCCATGTAACGACGATTCCGTCAGGTCAGTAACCTTTATGACGGGTATTTTGTCCAAGTCTGCTGAAGAAGGTTTGTTGGAAAGgttggaagaagtaaaCAAGTACAACCAATCCAAAGTTAAAGGTCTGATTCAAAagagagaattgaaacatAGCAGACGTTCCAGCTAA
- the LAG1.1 gene encoding Acyl-CoA-dependent ceramide synthase (longevity-assurance protein Acyl-CoA-dependent ceramide synthase~go_component integral to membrane) — MSKPDPVSHLSPQISGSDTHIHRRRGSSVGEINIGDTASPGLSTMHTSKRQRKMSDARIIALSRESSSDTAILKKIVIASRELCYRHTWIVPLLVLIASYSTYWLSGVDTPVHRFLEALVVPSYKIPGTDQYGKGENDFYFVGFYAIFFTFLREFVMVCALRPLAHILGVKKEAKVKRFMEQAYAIFYYGISGPAGLWIMSTLPLWFFEITPFYVNYPHKTHDFYFKIYYLGQAAFWVQQSVVLILQLEKPRKDFKELVLHHIITIALIWCSYRFHFTWMGLEIFVTMDVSDFFLATSKTLNYLDYAIAGPFFIGFVFIWIYLRHYVNIRILWSVLTEFRTVGEWELNWDTQQYKCYISQPIVFFLIGALQIVNLYWLFLIFRILWRYAVGGVAKDERSDDESETEESSEEESKKYE, encoded by the coding sequence ATGAGCAAACCAGATCCAGTATCCCATCTTTCCCCTCAAATAAGCGGCCTGGATACGCATATCCACCGTCGCCGGGGTTCTTCTGTTGGAGAAATAAACATTGGTGATACAGCTTCTCCAGGTCTTTCCACTATGCATACTTCGAAAAGACAGAGAAAGATGTCTGATGCAAGAATTATTGCTTTGAGTCGCGAATCAAGTTCAGATACtgcaatattgaagaaaattgtCATTGCTTCCAGGGAGTTGTGTTATAGACATACTTGGATAGTTCCACTCTTGGTATTAATTGCATCATACAGTACTTACTGGTTGTCTGGTGTCGATACTCCAGTTCATCGTTTCTTAGAAGCTTTAGTTGTTCCATCCTACAAGATTCCTGGAACTGATCAATATGGAAAGGGTGAAAATGACTTTTATTTCGTTGGTTTCTACGCTATATTTTTTACTTTCTTAAGAGAGTTCGTAATGGTGTGCGCCTTGAGACCTTTGGCACATATTTTGGGTGTTAAAAAGGAGGCTAAGGTAAAAAGATTCATGGAGCAGGCCTATGCTATCTTTTATTACGGGATATCGGGTCCAGCCGGATTATGGATAATGTCAACTTTACCACTTTGGTTCTTTGAGATTACTCCGTTCTATGTTAACTATCCGCACAAGACTCACGATTTCTATTTCAAGATCTATTATTTAGGTCAAGCCGCTTTCTGGGTTCAACAGTCGGTTGTATTGATTTTACAATTAGAAAAGCCTCGTAAGGATTTCAAAGAATTAGTGTTGCATCACATTATCACTATTGCATTGATTTGGTGTTCGTACAGATTTCACTTCACTTGGATGGGCTTAGAAATATTTGTTACTATGGAtgtttctgatttcttcttaGCTACATCGAAGACCTTGAACTACTTAGACTACGCCATTGCTGGTCCATTCTTCATTGGTTTTGTCTTCATTTGGATTTACCTCAGGCACTACGTGAACATCCGTATCTTGTGGTCTGTTTTAACTGAATTCAGAACTGTCGGTGAATGGGAATTAAACTGGGATACGCAACAATACAAGTGCTACATTTCCCAACCAATCgtctttttcttgattggtGCATTGCAGATAGTTAACTTATACTGGCTCTTCTTAATCTTTCGTATTCTTTGGAGATACGCCGTTGGAGGTGTCGCAAAGGATGAAAGAAGTGACGACGAAtctgaaactgaagaaagtagtgaagaagaatccaaaAAGTACGAATAA